In Streptomyces longhuiensis, the following proteins share a genomic window:
- a CDS encoding GNAT family N-acetyltransferase codes for MSTPPLSALPIRRLTPRDLTACADLSEDRGWPREEHKWGLLLAAGTGYGIDDPDGGLVSACVVTDYGPPHRPTLSAIGMVLVAERHARRGIGRRLMQYVVEQADTTPLTLHATPYGRPLYEELGFKVTGRAEMVRGRFTAGGPTPSVATRAATAEDLSAILRLDAEVFGPDRTHVLTRLPAFGDQLRVAEDGGELIGFAAAWPNMDTHVIGPLIARDTETAKALVTSLAAGTDRPLRTDIDVRHEELLAWIKARGVESQGFNAVMTYGAPDLPGDWTRRFAPLTVAAG; via the coding sequence GTGTCGACACCTCCCCTCTCCGCTCTGCCCATCCGCCGGCTGACCCCGCGCGACCTCACGGCGTGCGCCGATCTCTCCGAGGATCGAGGCTGGCCCCGCGAGGAACACAAGTGGGGCCTGCTACTCGCGGCCGGCACCGGCTACGGCATCGACGACCCCGACGGGGGCCTGGTGAGCGCCTGCGTGGTGACCGACTACGGGCCGCCGCACCGACCCACGCTGAGCGCCATCGGCATGGTTCTCGTCGCCGAACGCCACGCCCGCCGCGGGATCGGCCGTCGCCTGATGCAGTACGTGGTCGAGCAGGCGGACACCACACCACTCACCCTGCACGCGACCCCCTACGGCCGCCCGCTCTACGAAGAACTGGGCTTCAAGGTCACCGGGCGCGCGGAGATGGTGCGGGGGCGCTTCACCGCCGGCGGACCGACACCGTCCGTGGCCACGCGCGCCGCGACCGCGGAGGATCTCTCGGCCATCCTTCGCCTGGACGCGGAGGTCTTCGGCCCCGACCGCACCCATGTCCTGACCCGCCTCCCGGCCTTCGGCGACCAGTTGCGCGTGGCCGAGGACGGGGGCGAACTCATCGGCTTCGCAGCCGCCTGGCCCAACATGGACACCCACGTCATCGGCCCGCTGATCGCCCGCGACACCGAGACGGCGAAGGCCCTCGTCACCTCCCTCGCCGCCGGCACAGATCGCCCCCTGCGTACCGACATCGACGTACGCCACGAGGAACTGCTGGCGTGGATCAAGGCACGAGGGGTGGAGTCCCAGGGCTTCAACGCCGTGATGACCTATGGCGCCCCCGACCTCCCCGGCGACTGGACGCGCCGTTTCGCGCCTCTGACGGTCGCCGCGGGCTGA